Proteins encoded in a region of the Hypanus sabinus isolate sHypSab1 unplaced genomic scaffold, sHypSab1.hap1 scaffold_1157, whole genome shotgun sequence genome:
- the LOC132386432 gene encoding NACHT, LRR and PYD domains-containing protein 3-like, whose translation MAFRGVSEKKIVFTDDDLINHNLQPSQFLSGFLMELLEREDSARCVVYTFPHLTIQEFVAAVAQFLNPYPGDILIFLNEAHNTTDGRFEVFLRFVAGLSSPMTARGLEEFLGPFPHETTCQVIDWVKKKVKHQSSNTESEAGKRSLLNTLHYLFESQNLGLAQATLESMESLSFRGMTLTPIDCAVLSYVIGLRDTIKHLDLEYCLVQSEGIQRLGPRLHKCQDLRLAGNELGDSGVKLVSAALRNPECKIQRLGLDNIDLTVSGAENLASALKTNRSLMDLNMGRNKLGDSGVKLVFVTLRNPECKIQKLWLRDNSLTDSGVEDLVAALSTNPSLTELDLSENKLGDSGVKLVSAALRNPECKIQKLLLYNVGLRDSGAEDLAFALITNSSLMVLDLGLNSLTDRSVPALRRVILTLPSLGRIGLHWNRFSPTGERELRSLQEPRPGLRVEL comes from the exons atggccttcagaggagtgtccgagaagaagattgtgtttacagatgatgatttgatcaaccacaatctgcagccttcccagttcctgtccgggttcctgatggagcttttggagagagaggattctgcccggtgtgtggtgtacacattcccacacctcaccatccaagagtttgtagctgcagtcgcacaattcctgaatccatatcccggggatatcctgatATTCCTCAATGAAGcccacaacacgacagatggacgatttgaggtatttcttcgttttgttgctggtctctcctccccaatgacagctcggggcctggaagagtttctgggtccatttcctcatgaaacaacctgccaggtgattgactgggtgaagaagAAGGTTAAACACCAGAGTTCaaacacagagagtgaagctggtaaaaggagcctcctgaacacattgcactatctgtttgagtctcagaatcttGGACTGGCTCAGGCCACACTGGAATCAATGGAATCACTTTCATtccgtggaatgacactgaccccgattgactgcgcggtcctgtcttaTGTCATCGGACTCCGTGacacaataaaacacctcgacctggagTACTGCCTTGTTCAgagtgaaggaatccagcggctgggacccaggctgcacaagtgccaggatttGAG acttgcggggaatgaactgggagattcaggagtgaaactggtgtctgcggctctgaggaacccggagtgtaaaatacagagactggg GTTGGACAATATCGATCTCACAGTTTCTGGTGCCGAGAATCTTGCCTCTGCTCTCAAAACAAACCGATCACTGATGGATCTGAACATGGGtcgtaataaactgggagattcaggagtgaaactggtgtttgtgactctgaggaacccggagtgtaaaatacagaaactgtg GCTGAGAGATAacagtctcacagattctggtgtcgAGGATCTCGTcgccgctctcagtacaaacccatcactgacggagctggatcTGAGTgaaaataaactgggagattcaggagtgaaactggtttctgcggctctgaggaacccagagtgtaaaatacagaaactgct tctGTACAATGTCGGTCTCAGGGATTCTGGCGCCGAGGATCTCGCCTTCGCTCTCATTACAAACTCATCactgatggttctggacctgggATTAAACTCGCTCACAGACAGATCTGTCCCGGCTCTCCGCCGcgtcatactgaccctcccgagtctgggGCGGATCGG gctgcacTGGAATCGGTTCAGTCCAACAGGAGAGagggaactgagatctctgcaggaacccagaccaggactgagagtggagttgTGA
- the LOC132386430 gene encoding zinc finger protein 235-like isoform X2: MAHQGVHIRERPFTCSVCGKRFIKSSHLLSHQRVHTGEKPFTCSECGKRFSELSNLQNHQRVHTGEKPFTCSECGKGFTQSSHLQRHQRVHTGEKPFTCSDCGKSFTHLCNLQNHQPVHTGERPFTCSECGKGFTQSSSLLSHQRVHTGERPFTCSECGKGFTQSSHLKVHQRVHTGEKPFICSVCGKGFTDSSTRQKHQRVHTGEKSFTCSECGKGFTDSSCLLVHQRVHTREKPFTCSECGKGFTQSSHLQRHQRVHTGEKPFKCSECGKRFTQSSTLQAHQRIHTGEKPFTCSVCGKQFTLSFQLLKHQRVHTGERPFACSKCGKRFAGSSNLQRHQQVHTGEKPFTCSVCGKGFTQSSQLLAHQSIHNGEWP, from the coding sequence atggctcaccagggagttcacatcagggagcggccattcacttgctcagtctgtgggaagagattcattaaATCATCCCACctgctgagtcatcagcgagttcacactggggagaagccgttcacctgctcagaatgtgggaagagattctctgagttatccaacctacagaatcatcagcgagttcacactggggagaagccattcacctgctcagaatgtgggaagggattcactcagtcatcccacctgcagagacaccagcgagttcacactggggagaagccgttcacctgctcagactgtgggaagagcttCACTCACTTATGcaacctacagaatcatcagccagttcacactggggagaggccattcacctgctcagaatgtgggaagggatttactcagtcatccagcctactgagtcatcagcgagttcacacaggggagaggcccttcacctgctcagaatgtgggaagggattcactcagtcatcccatctgaaggttcatcagcgagttcacactggggagaagccattcatctgctcagtctgtggaaagggattcactgattcatccacccggcagaaacatcagcgagttcacactggggagaagtcgttcacctgctcagaatgtgggaagggattcacggaTTCATCctgcctactggtacatcagcgagttcacactagggagaagccgttcacctgctcagaatgtgggaagggattcactcagtcatcccacctgcagagacatcagcgagttcacactggggagaagccattcaaatgctcagaatgtgggaagagattcactcaatcttccaccctacaggcacaccagcgaattcacactggggagaagccattcacttgctcagtctgtgggaaacaattcactctgtcATTCCAActactgaaacaccagcgagttcacacaggggaaaGGCCATTCGCCTGCTcaaaatgtgggaagagattcgctggatcatccaacctacagagacatcagcaagttcacactggggagaagccgttcacttgctcagtctgtgggaaaggattcactcagtcgtccCAACTACTGGCTCACCAGTCaattcacaatggggagtggccataG